The following DNA comes from Porphyromonadaceae bacterium W3.11.
TTTCCCTTGAGCATTATATGGTGATACCCGCACTAGACGGTGAACCCCATTCTCACTTTTAAGAAAACCATAGGCGAGGTCGCCTTCCACCTGTAGGGTAGCTGTCTTTATACCAGCGTCATCACCATCTTGCCAGTTGGTAATAGTAACTTTGTAATTCTGTGATTCACACCACCTCATGTACATACGGAATAGCATTGATGCCCAATCCTGACTTTCTGTACCACCTGCACCTGAGTTGATTTTAAGTACAGCTCCTAGGTGATCCTCTTCTGCACGAAGCATATTCTTAAGCTCCAAATCCTCAATGGTTGCTATGGTCTTAGCATAGAGATCATCAATCTCTTCCTCTGTGACTAGGTCTTCCTTTATGTATTCAAATGCTAATTTGAGCTCTTCAGCGAAGTTATCAACCTCCTCAAAGCCATCAATCCACTTTTTGATACCTTGGACTACCTTCATCTGGAGTTGAGCCTTTTTGGGGTCATCCCAGAAATGTGGGTCCTGAGTTCTTAATTCTTCCTCTTGCAGCTGTATTTTCTTCTCATCGATGTCAAAGGTACCCCCTTAGCGCATCGCGGCGCTCCAATACATTCTGTAATTGGTCTGCTGTTATCATAAGTTAAATAGTTATGATTTGGTTCTACATTCGTTCGTGAATCGTCACGATTTATCACGCAAAGCTACTAAAAAAATGCTATATTTTTTGTAGTTATTTAGCTATTAAGTCTCTGTTTGGTTGCATATTTATCGATTGCCGTCTTACTCTGGGTGTTTTTAGTGCTTGGCTTCCTCTTTACAATTATAGGATACAAAGTGATGTATTGAACTTTATAGATGCTCTTTTGATGTGTATTTTTTTATGTCTCTTAGATGTCAACTAAAAAGGCAGAATAGTTTTTTAGTGATAATAAATGTATATTCTAATTTTCCCAACCATTCGTACACTGTTTTGAAGATAAATTTCGGGATACTATCATGTACTAAGAATAAACCTATAATATGTTGATATAAAAGCTATAAGACGTATGGCAATCATTGAGATGAGATTTTTTTGAGGGAAGGCAAGAGCAGATAAGATTTTAGTTATAATAAACAGAAACGGTTCCTATGTGAAGAATATTTTTTTCATATGAGAAGAAAAAATGTTTCCTATGAGAAGAATTTCATCTTCAATATAGGAGTGTCTTCTCTTGTTTTCTTCTGAAAAAAGTCTATCAATTCGTTGTTTAGAGATTAATGAATAAAGATCGTATGAAAGTTAGTTAAAACCCTTTGAAAAAAAATGGAGGTCATGTTTGTGTGTACTTAAATGATTATGGACCTATTAGGTGTCATAATAACGATGAATAATACTCTTTCTTCTGAGTTCTTCATCGTCATGAACCCATCTTTTTGGGCTTAGGGTGTCCAAAAGAAAAGATATAATTAGTATATTTGCAGGGAGTTGTAGCAATTTTACGGATTGATAATAGTACGAATATATGTCAGAAAAAAAACGAAAGAAGGGATCACCTAACTTTATACACTCTAGGATTATTAGCATCATCAGTATTTCGATGGTACTTTTTCTGCTTGGTGTAGTGACGATGACTGGGTTAGTGGGGAATGGATTGAAGGACTATGTCCGTGAAAGTGTTAACTTTACGATACTGTTATCTCCGGATGCTGAGCCATCAGAGATATCCCTAATGGAGCGTCAGTTACGGAGTGAACCGTTTGTTAAAGATGTCACTTATTATTCTAAAGAGCAAGCCCTTGCCGAGCTTCAGAAAGAGTTAGGTGACAATCCAGAGGATTTTCTTGGATGGAATCCACTATCTCCTACTTTTGAAGTCCAGCTACATGCTGAATATGTATCTAATAGGGATAGTATTAGTATTGTCGAAGATAAATTAGGAGGGTACTTATTGACTGAATCTCTTAGTTATAAAAATGATTTAGTGGATGAGCTCAATAAGAATATCAAAACGATGACCTTAGTGATGATTGTGGTGGCAGCACTGCTCTTGCTTATCTCGATAGTGCTGATTAATAATACTATTAGACTACTTATTTACTCTAAGAGATTCTCTATTTATACGATGAAATTGGTCGGGGCTACGAGTAGTTTTGTTCGTCGTCCCTTTATTCGATACAATGTCTGGAGTGGAATAATTGCGGCCATTATTGCTATTGGTCTATTGGGTTGGGCATGGTATTATATGGTGACTAACTATCCATTAATGCGTGCAGTACTGACCGATACAAATTCAGTAATCGTGGCAGTAGTAGTTCTGATTGCAGGTATTTTAATTTCATGGTTCTCTGCTGCTTCAGCGGTCACTAAATACTTACATATGGATGTGAATAAGCTATATCGAGCTTAATTTACTATAGATACAGATTTGATTTTATGAAAGATAACAACAAAGGAGTGGTCCATAAAACCTATGGCTTTACCCTGAAGAATTTGATTATTTTGCTACTGTCTTTAGTCGTAATTGTAATAGGGTATATACTAATGGGAGGTGGAAAATCCGAAGATGGTGTTAGCTTCAATCCTGAGGTATTCAACACTATGCGGACGAGTGTAGCACCGATAATACTGACGATTGGATATTTAGGCGTATTGGTGGCTGTGATTTGGAAGGATAAATCAAATAAAAGTGATAATTAAGAAGCAAGGATGACCGTTTTCGAAGCAATCATATTAGCTATTGTAGAGGGATTAACAGAGTTTTTACCAGTCTCTAGTACTGGTCACATGGTAATTACCCAGGCGTTAATGGGAATTGAAAGCACAGAGTATGTGAAAGCCTTTACCGTGATGATACAGTTTGGGGCTATCCTTTCAGTAGTGGTTCTCTATCTTAAGCGTTTTTTTCGTTTTGAGCTACCTAGTGATATGTGGCATGGGAATCATTCTAAGATAAGGCGATTTTTGAGCCGATTCCGTTTTTACTTTCAGTTACTAGTCGGGCTTATCCCAGCTGTCGTCTTGGGACTCTTATTTAGTGATTGGGTGGATGAGGCACTAGGCTCTACGTGGATTATAGCTGTTAACCTAGTTGTAGGTGGGGTGATTATGCTTTTTATTGATAAGCTGATTAAGAATAATATGAGCGGTATTGTGACTTACAACAATGCTTTTGTTATTGGACTTTTTCAAACTATTGCAATGTTTTTGCCTGGCATGTCACGCTCCATGTGTACTATAGTTGGAGGGATGGCCGTGGGCCTGAAACGAAAGGTTGCGGCTGAATTCAGCTTCTTTCTTGCGGTGCCTACGATGTTAGGGGCTTCAGTATATCAACTATTGAAGTTTTGGAAAAATGGTAATCTCAGTATATTGAGTGATAATATAGAGACGCTAATCATAGGAAATGTGGTCTCATTTATAGTGGCAATGATAGCGATAAAGTATTTTATCAAGTATTTGCAGAAGCATGGTTTCTTTGCTTTCGGAATTTATCGTATCATTGTCGGTGGTGCCATCATTTTGATGATTCTATTAGGGATGGACTTAGCGATCTTTCAGTAAGGAGTAATGACAGACGATATAAAGAGTAAGAGACTTCTAGTACCGCCACCTAACCCCTTTAGTGAGGGAATGTTTGTGGTCATTGATAAACCTTATGGACGTACTAGTTTTGATGTAGTATATAAGTTTCGTAATCAGCTTAGTCGTGCCTTGAACGTCAAACGTATGAAGGTAGGACATGCGGGGACACTTGACCCATTGGCTACTGGTGTTGTAGTCTTATGTACTGGTAAATACACTAAGAAAATAGAGGAAGTCCAGAAGCAACAAAAGGTCTATTATGCGACCTTGAAACTGGGAGAGACCACACCTTCATATGACTTAGAGAAGGAGGTGGACGCCACATATCCTACGAGTCATATTACAGAGGATAGCGTACGAGATGTACTAGCAACATTTGTGGGTGAGATATCACAGGTGCCACCTGTCTTTTCCGCTGTGAAAGTAGATGGTAAAAGAGCCTATAGTATGGCTCGAAAAGGAGAGGAGGTGACCTTGGCACCCAAGACTATACAGATATATGACATAGAGCTAATTAAGTACAAAATGCCATATGTTGATATCAAAGTAACTTGTGGAAAAGGTACATACATTCGTGCTCTTGCAAGGGATATCGGTGAAGCTCTAGAGAGTGGAGCACACCTCACCCAGCTAAGACGTACACGGGTAGGGGACTTTGATGTAAATGAAGCCATTCAAGTAGAGCAAATTCAGGATTACATCAGAGAAAAATTAGAAGAATACAATTAATTATATAGATATATAGAAGGATAAATGAAGCTTTCACAATTTAATTACAAACTACCAAAGGAGCAGATTGCACTACATCCATCATACCATAGGGATGAGAGCAAGATGTTGGTTCTTAATAAAAAGACGGGGGAGATTACTCATAAGCTGTTCAAGGATCTAACGGAGTATTTCGGAAAGGATGATGTCTTTATCCTAAATAACACCAGAGTATTCCCCGCTAAGCTATTAGGAAACAAGGAGAAAACCAATGCGATGATAGAGGTCTTTCTGTTACGTGAGTTGAAAAAAGAGTCATTACTCTGGGATGTATTGGTGGATCCAGCTCGTAAGATTAGGATTGGCAATAAGCTTTTCTTTGGAGAGGATGATTCTTTGGTAGCTGAAGTTATTGATAATACTACCTCAAGAGGGCGTACCCTAAAGTTTATGTTCGATGGTACGCACGAAGAGTT
Coding sequences within:
- the prfB gene encoding peptide chain release factor 2 (programmed frameshift); translation: MITADQLQNVLERRDALRGYLDIDEKKIQLQEEELRTQDPHFWDDPKKAQLQMKVVQGIKKWIDGFEEVDNFAEELKLAFEYIKEDLVTEEEIDDLYAKTIATIEDLELKNMLRAEEDHLGAVLKINSGAGGTESQDWASMLFRMYMRWCESQNYKVTITNWQDGDDAGIKTATLQVEGDLAYGFLKSENGVHRLVRVSPYNAQGKRMTSFASVFVVPLIDDSIEIAINPADVSWDTFRSGGAGGQNVNKVETGVRLRYNYTDPDTGETEEITIENTETRSQLDNRENAMRLLKSQLYEKELQRRRKAQAEIEGSKKKIEWGSQIRSYVFDDRRVKDHRTNYQTSDVTGVMDGNISDFIKAYLMEFSGS
- a CDS encoding permease-like cell division protein FtsX; its protein translation is MSEKKRKKGSPNFIHSRIISIISISMVLFLLGVVTMTGLVGNGLKDYVRESVNFTILLSPDAEPSEISLMERQLRSEPFVKDVTYYSKEQALAELQKELGDNPEDFLGWNPLSPTFEVQLHAEYVSNRDSISIVEDKLGGYLLTESLSYKNDLVDELNKNIKTMTLVMIVVAALLLLISIVLINNTIRLLIYSKRFSIYTMKLVGATSSFVRRPFIRYNVWSGIIAAIIAIGLLGWAWYYMVTNYPLMRAVLTDTNSVIVAVVVLIAGILISWFSAASAVTKYLHMDVNKLYRA
- a CDS encoding DUF3098 domain-containing protein → MKDNNKGVVHKTYGFTLKNLIILLLSLVVIVIGYILMGGGKSEDGVSFNPEVFNTMRTSVAPIILTIGYLGVLVAVIWKDKSNKSDN
- a CDS encoding undecaprenyl-diphosphate phosphatase, translating into MTVFEAIILAIVEGLTEFLPVSSTGHMVITQALMGIESTEYVKAFTVMIQFGAILSVVVLYLKRFFRFELPSDMWHGNHSKIRRFLSRFRFYFQLLVGLIPAVVLGLLFSDWVDEALGSTWIIAVNLVVGGVIMLFIDKLIKNNMSGIVTYNNAFVIGLFQTIAMFLPGMSRSMCTIVGGMAVGLKRKVAAEFSFFLAVPTMLGASVYQLLKFWKNGNLSILSDNIETLIIGNVVSFIVAMIAIKYFIKYLQKHGFFAFGIYRIIVGGAIILMILLGMDLAIFQ
- the truB gene encoding tRNA pseudouridine(55) synthase TruB, translating into MFVVIDKPYGRTSFDVVYKFRNQLSRALNVKRMKVGHAGTLDPLATGVVVLCTGKYTKKIEEVQKQQKVYYATLKLGETTPSYDLEKEVDATYPTSHITEDSVRDVLATFVGEISQVPPVFSAVKVDGKRAYSMARKGEEVTLAPKTIQIYDIELIKYKMPYVDIKVTCGKGTYIRALARDIGEALESGAHLTQLRRTRVGDFDVNEAIQVEQIQDYIREKLEEYN